One part of the Scatophagus argus isolate fScaArg1 chromosome 12, fScaArg1.pri, whole genome shotgun sequence genome encodes these proteins:
- the LOC124068683 gene encoding uncharacterized protein LOC124068683 isoform X2, with protein sequence MSVRLRVILQEEIHKLTLPSGIPQTVGELKNILQETFAIEQDFSIQFQDQDFDGQFFSLLETKDIKDKDTIKVVLIEPVITLTFEDCLNAKGLQESTDCSRAESSEDTCSTASTIILSSPESTSSLHSESWPAQFEIPTFSFDTELILQTANEAYRKDGTLLNNPAVKSNILDKLAASIFVYTAYPSQAQREQVAEALVAKHPSLRDPVSFNGLYSWHNSLKYKLGNYRAKVRHLGLPELNVNSRKKTLAADSSTPCRHLKKATKSEVNYLPPHSQGETDATLEKERVEILYEYKKRDNNKLINEKMAKTFSLCRNDVILNKPPVIDFKARWPALFEFSQDSNIESRREVVIRGLILYLGENTGELIKDFQVFDDDDAAAVQEAITTFVLGIFVVSKARDGLPKQAGIAIEGAEVLFGIPDVAHACTYLMGLIYALELRYPNKLKYTFEVFQKIFLELEDANKKMSSKVHDLKVCLHA encoded by the exons ATGTCTGTCAGACTTCGAGTCATACTGCAGGAAGAAATTCACAAGCTTACCTTGCCCTCAGGAATCCCTCAGACTGTGGGGGAATTGAAGAATATTTTACAAGAGACATTTGCAATTGAACAAGATTTTAGTATTCAGTTTCAGGACCAAGATTTCGATGGTCAGTTTTTTAGTCTCCTTGAAactaaggacataaaggacaaAGACACTATCAAGGTGGTTCTTATTGAACCAGTGATCACACTAACATTTGAGGATTGTTTGAATGCTAAAGGACTCCAAGAGAGCACTGACTGCAGTCGTGCAGAGTCATCGGAAGATACCTGTTCCACAGCATCCACCATAATTCTGTCTTCTCCAGAGAGCACCTCCTCCCTTCACTCTGAGTCCTGGCCAGCTCAGTTTGAGATACCTACCTTCTCCTTTGACACTGAACTCATTctgcaaactgcaaatgaaGCTTACAGAAAGGACGGAACCTTACTCAACAATCCTGCAGTAAAATCCAACATTCTGGACAAATTAGCAGCTAGCATCTTTGTCTACACTGCCTATCCTTCACAAGCACAAAGGGAGCAGGTTGCTGAGGCCCTTGTTGCGAAGCACCCATCTTTGAGGGACCCAGTATCGTTCAATGGTTTATATAGTTGGCACAACAGCTTGAAGTATAAGCTTGGCAATTACAGAGCAAAGGTGAGGCACCTTGGACTACCAGAGCTAAATGTAAACTCTCGAAAGAAAACATTGGCTGCAGACTCCAGCACTCCGTGTAGACACTTGAAAAAGGCGACGAAATCTGAGGTAAACTACCTCCCACCCCACTCTCAAGGTGAAACTGATGCAACACTTGAGAAGGAGCGAGTGGAGATTCTCTATGAGTACAAGAAAAGAGACAATAACAAACtcataaatgaaaagatggCAAAAACCTTCTCACTGTGTCGAAATGATGTAATCCTCAACAAACCACCTGTGATTGACTTCAAAGCTCGATGGCCTGCCTTGTTTGAGTTTTCCCAG GACAGCAACATTGAGTCCCGAAGAGAAGTTGTGATCAGAGGCCTCATTCTCTACCTTGGTGAAAACACTGGAGAGTTAATCAAGGACTTCCAG GTTTTCGATGACGACGATGCTGCAGCTGTCCAAGAAGCCATTACTACATTTGTCCTCGGCATCTTTGTGGTCAGCAAAGCCAGGGATGGTCTCCCCAAGCAAGCTGGAATAGCCATCGAGGGAGCAGAAGTCCTTTTTGGTATCCCAGATGTGGCACATGCTTGCACCTATCTGATGGGCCTTATCTATGCCTTGGAACTAAGGTACCctaataaactgaaatacacATTTGAGGTCTTTCAGAAGATCTTTTTGGAGCTGGAggatgcaaacaaaaaaatgtcctccAAAGTCCATGATCTCAAAGTCTGTTTGCATGCTTAA
- the LOC124068683 gene encoding uncharacterized protein LOC124068683 isoform X1: MSVRLRVILQEEIHKLTLPSGIPQTVGELKNILQETFAIEQDFSIQFQDQDFDGQFFSLLETKDIKDKDTIKVVLIEPVITLTFEDCLNAKGLQESTDCSRAESSEDTCSTASTIILSSPESTSSLHSESWPAQFEIPTFSFDTELILQTANEAYRKDGTLLNNPAVKSNILDKLAASIFVYTAYPSQAQREQVAEALVAKHPSLRDPVSFNGLYSWHNSLKYKLGNYRAKVRHLGLPELNVNSRKKTLAADSSTPCRHLKKATKSEVNYLPPHSQGETDATLEKERVEILYEYKKRDNNKLINEKMAKTFSLCRNDVILNKPPVIDFKARWPALFEFSQIEEEFRRITLKPLQSTFLGKLDQYTPQLLSLYRRKGGAVGKKLDETLDMLNEDSNIESRREVVIRGLILYLGENTGELIKDFQVFDDDDAAAVQEAITTFVLGIFVVSKARDGLPKQAGIAIEGAEVLFGIPDVAHACTYLMGLIYALELRYPNKLKYTFEVFQKIFLELEDANKKMSSKVHDLKVCLHA, translated from the exons ATGTCTGTCAGACTTCGAGTCATACTGCAGGAAGAAATTCACAAGCTTACCTTGCCCTCAGGAATCCCTCAGACTGTGGGGGAATTGAAGAATATTTTACAAGAGACATTTGCAATTGAACAAGATTTTAGTATTCAGTTTCAGGACCAAGATTTCGATGGTCAGTTTTTTAGTCTCCTTGAAactaaggacataaaggacaaAGACACTATCAAGGTGGTTCTTATTGAACCAGTGATCACACTAACATTTGAGGATTGTTTGAATGCTAAAGGACTCCAAGAGAGCACTGACTGCAGTCGTGCAGAGTCATCGGAAGATACCTGTTCCACAGCATCCACCATAATTCTGTCTTCTCCAGAGAGCACCTCCTCCCTTCACTCTGAGTCCTGGCCAGCTCAGTTTGAGATACCTACCTTCTCCTTTGACACTGAACTCATTctgcaaactgcaaatgaaGCTTACAGAAAGGACGGAACCTTACTCAACAATCCTGCAGTAAAATCCAACATTCTGGACAAATTAGCAGCTAGCATCTTTGTCTACACTGCCTATCCTTCACAAGCACAAAGGGAGCAGGTTGCTGAGGCCCTTGTTGCGAAGCACCCATCTTTGAGGGACCCAGTATCGTTCAATGGTTTATATAGTTGGCACAACAGCTTGAAGTATAAGCTTGGCAATTACAGAGCAAAGGTGAGGCACCTTGGACTACCAGAGCTAAATGTAAACTCTCGAAAGAAAACATTGGCTGCAGACTCCAGCACTCCGTGTAGACACTTGAAAAAGGCGACGAAATCTGAGGTAAACTACCTCCCACCCCACTCTCAAGGTGAAACTGATGCAACACTTGAGAAGGAGCGAGTGGAGATTCTCTATGAGTACAAGAAAAGAGACAATAACAAACtcataaatgaaaagatggCAAAAACCTTCTCACTGTGTCGAAATGATGTAATCCTCAACAAACCACCTGTGATTGACTTCAAAGCTCGATGGCCTGCCTTGTTTGAGTTTTCCCAG ATTGAGGAGGAATTCCGCAGGATCACACTGAAGCCACTTCAGTCCACATTCCTGGGCAAGTTGGACCAATACACACCCCAGCTGTTGAGCCTGTACAGGAGGAAGGGTGGAGCCGTTGGGAAGAAACTTGATGAGACCCTTGACATGCTGAATGAG GACAGCAACATTGAGTCCCGAAGAGAAGTTGTGATCAGAGGCCTCATTCTCTACCTTGGTGAAAACACTGGAGAGTTAATCAAGGACTTCCAG GTTTTCGATGACGACGATGCTGCAGCTGTCCAAGAAGCCATTACTACATTTGTCCTCGGCATCTTTGTGGTCAGCAAAGCCAGGGATGGTCTCCCCAAGCAAGCTGGAATAGCCATCGAGGGAGCAGAAGTCCTTTTTGGTATCCCAGATGTGGCACATGCTTGCACCTATCTGATGGGCCTTATCTATGCCTTGGAACTAAGGTACCctaataaactgaaatacacATTTGAGGTCTTTCAGAAGATCTTTTTGGAGCTGGAggatgcaaacaaaaaaatgtcctccAAAGTCCATGATCTCAAAGTCTGTTTGCATGCTTAA